A DNA window from Vigna angularis cultivar LongXiaoDou No.4 chromosome 1, ASM1680809v1, whole genome shotgun sequence contains the following coding sequences:
- the LOC108331703 gene encoding presenilin-like protein At2g29900, with the protein MAQTPTQRPCSSIIDSLGEEIVRIIAPVSICMFLVVILVSILNTDSSLFDASMSMVTMAYTETTSDSTWDKFLGALLNSLAFVVLVTFATFILVLLFYFRCTRFLKLYMAFSTFIVLGFLGGEVSLFLIQQFNTPVDCITFFLLLCNFAVVGVLTVFMSKMAIFVTQGYLVVIGILIAYSFTMLPEWTTWALLVAMALYDVAAVLLPIGPLRLLVELAISRDEEIPALVYEARPVNHGNLSPRDLVQRRRLWRERRVDNSNLQTDSNSALGHGSSVEFPSGSDGSPSNNLNMVRENASRNAILTANSSGGSYGCISLVNAEEEPVRLHETDSDLSAPLIDRGMNVQHGRGEDAVPSENLMLEGIGLGSSGSIKLGLGDFIFYSVLVGRAAMYDFMTVYACYLAIIAGLGITLILLALYQKALPALPVSIGLGVLFYFLTRLLLEVFVVQCSINLLLF; encoded by the coding sequence ATGGCACAAACACCAACCCAGAGACCCTGTTCAAGCATCATCGATTCTCTGGGTGAAGAAATCGTGAGAATCATCGCACCCGTTTCAATATGCATGTTCTTGGTCGTTATATTGGTGTCAATTCTGAACACGGATTCTTCTCTCTTCGACGCATCGATGAGCATGGTCACCATGGCCTACACCGAGACAACCTCGGACTCCACCTGGGACAAATTCCTCGGTGCCCTTTTGAACTCTCTGGCTTTCGTCGTCCTCGTCACCTTCGCAACCTTCATCCTGGTTCTCCTCTTTTACTTCCGATGCACCAGGTTCTTAAAACTCTACATGGCTTTCTCCACTTTCATCGTGCTGGGGTTCCTCGGCGGTGAAGTCTCGCTGTTCTTGATCCAACAGTTTAACACCCCCGTTGATTGCATTACGTTTTTCCTCTTGCTATGTAATTTCGCCGTTGTGGGTGTTTTGACCGTGTTTATGTCAAAAATGGCAATTTTTGTGACCCAGGGGTATTTGGTTGTTATTGGGATATTGATTGCTTATTCGTTTACTATGTTGCCTGAGTGGACCACCTGGGCCTTGCTTGTTGCTATGGCGCTGTATGATGTTGCCGCAGTTTTGTTACCAATTGGGCCGTTGAGGCTTTTGGTGGAGCTTGCAATATCAAGGGATGAGGAAATTCCCGCGTTGGTTTATGAGGCTAGACCAGTGAACCATGGTAATTTGAGTCCCAGGGATCTTGTGCAGAGGAGGCGGTTATGGAGAGAAAGGAGGGTTGATAATTCAAATCTTCAAACTGATTCCAACTCAGCGTTGGGTCATGGATCCAGTGTTGAATTTCCCTCCGGTTCTGACGGAAGCCCCAGCAATAACTTAAACATGGTTAGGGAGAATGCCTCTAGAAATGCAATTCTAACAGCTAATAGTTCTGGTGGCTCTTATGGTTGCATAAGTTTGGTGAATGCAGAAGAGGAACCAGTGCGCCTTCATGAGACTGATTCAGACCTTTCTGCGCCCTTGATTGATCGTGGAATGAATGTCCAGCACGGTAGGGGGGAAGATGCTGTGCCAAGTGAGAATTTGATGCTAGAAGGAATTGGATTGGGTTCTTCTGGTTCAATCAAGTTAGGGCTGGGAGATTTTATCTTCTACAGTGTTTTGGTTGGCAGGGCGGCAATGTATGATTTTATGACGGTATATGCATGTTATCTTGCTATCATTGCGGGTCTTGGCATAACTTTGATCCTTTTGGCTTTATATCAGAAGGCTCTGCCTGCTCTTCCTGTGTCAATAGGACTGGGTGTGTTGTTTTATTTCTTGACAAGGCTCCTACTTGAAGTATTTGTAGTACAATGTTCTATAAATCTCTTGTTGTTCTAA